From a single Aspergillus puulaauensis MK2 DNA, chromosome 2, nearly complete sequence genomic region:
- a CDS encoding elongin C (COG:K;~EggNog:ENOG410PQMI;~InterPro:IPR016073,IPR001232,IPR011333,IPR039948;~PFAM:PF03931;~go_process: GO:0006511 - ubiquitin-dependent protein catabolic process [Evidence IEA]): MSSEPTQHDYVTLVSGDGFEYIIPRNTACVSGTIRRMLDPSSKFAEALSGRCVFENLSGIVLEKVCEYLCYNEKNKNQTNVPDMDIPPELCLELLMAADYLDT, translated from the exons ATGTCTTCAGAACCAACACAACATGATTACGTCACTCTCGTATCCGGCGATGGGTTCGAGTACATCATCCCAAGAAACACAGCCTGTGTTTCAGGCACGATACGCCGCATGCTCGATCCTTCAA GCAAATTTGCTGAAGCGTTAAGCGGCCGCTGCGTCTTCGAAAACCTTAGCGGGATCGTTTTGGAGAAAGTTTGCGAGTATCTGTGCTACAacgagaagaacaagaaccaGACGAACGTGCCAGATATGGATATCCCACCAGAGCTGTGCTTGGAATTATTGATGGCCGCGGATTACCTGGACACATAA
- a CDS encoding arrestin C-terminal domain-containing protein (COG:S;~EggNog:ENOG410PF9M;~InterPro:IPR011022;~PFAM:PF02752) encodes MAAFVRVSGPANGNFLIGYPGISATMPRIEGKVEIRPSVGITAPVNVSLVTVSLVRRETIHPSADLVVGRRLAPPRKEITDIVGKEMLLFRCPAGREFEEVLSMDLPFVLFIPFGRGGPDASRRVPPASLQLPSRIAETFYEIVVMVQQGHSDQRKYSFPVPISRYDTLSTFGMYNRPESAENVSDHLVTLGISLPRWSYGPLDPVSVYVKLSPNPDWISKARKVTINKITIGIDEEIIYNHEGDEPQRKVKTLTKRTEPIGVKMPPTGFLTNMGLVFPAKDMRDGEGVLPRGKPGFPTYAVSGFTTTASLYKIEYYLTVKAHLASARDIVIRQPIVVCPLDHAGCKEEMEAIEQAAREAAHINPDNPLLPLPSIVRPSDPNGLRHLGVAVVGNQKKPLID; translated from the exons ATGGCCGCCTTCGTGCGAGTGTCGGGGCCTGCAAATGGCAACTTTCTGATCGGATACCCTGGGATATCTGCGACTATG CCCCGTATAGAAGGTAAAGTCGAGATTAGACCCAGCGTCGGCATCACGGCCCCCGTCAACGTATCCCTCGTCACTGTATCTCTCGTTCGTCGCGAAACAATTCACCCATCAGCAGACTTGGTAGTGGGTAGACGTCTAGCGCCCCCGAGGAAAGAAATTACCGATATTGTTGGAAAGGAAATGCTTCTATTCCGTTGTCCGGCCGGTCGAGAATTCGAGGAGGTCCTGTCAATGGATTTACCGTTCGTTTTATTCATTCCTTTTGGGCGAGGCGGACCAGATGCGTCTAGACGCGTTCCTCCTGCTAGCTTGCAGCTCCCCAGTCGTATTGCCGAGACGTTTTATGAGATTGTTGTGATGGTGCAGCAAGGCCACTCGGACCAGAGAAAGTACTCGTTCCCGGTTCCTATTTCACGGTATGACACGCTGTCGACATTTGGAATGTATAATCGCCCGGAGTCTGCCGAAAATGTATCAGATCACTTGGTGACATTGGGTATCTCTTTGCCGCGATGGTCATACGGTCCTCTCGACCCCGTGAGCGTCTACGTTAAATTATCTCCGAATCCCGACTGGATCAGCAAAGCCAGAAAAGTTACAATAAACAAAATTACCATCGGGATCGACGAGGAAATCATTTACAACCACGAAGGCGACGAGCCCCAACGAAAGGTCAAAACTTTAACAAAACGGACAGAACCGATTGGCGTAAAGATGCCCCCGACGGGTTTCCTAACCAATATGGGTCTGGTGTTCCCAGCGAAGGATATGCGCGATGGAGAGGGGGTTCTCCCTAGAGGTAAACCGGGATTTCCCACATATGCCGTTAGCGGGTTCACCACCACAGCAAGCCTCTATAAAATCGAGTACTACCTAACAGTAAAG GCTCACCTAGCATCAGCGCGAGATATTGTGATACGCCAACCGATTGTTGTTTGTCCACTTGACCACGCTGGCTGCAAAGAAGAGATGGAAGCTATCGAACAGGCAGCTCGAGAGGCCGCTCACATCAACCCCGACAACCCATTATTACCGCTTCCTTCGATAGTTCGACCGTCAGATCCCAACGGCCTTCGTCATCTCGGGGTAGCCGTCGTCGGCAACCAAAAGAAGCCTTTAATAGACTAA
- a CDS encoding uncharacterized protein (COG:S;~EggNog:ENOG410PZI0;~TransMembrane:4 (i45-66o86-104i116-139o159-184i)) has translation MANTSDTTPLLADSEPLEAGEYQLPQDGTITTPVQRKPTDYRKTILLTHLAAALSIVAFLFDLTVICIDFASPGGFYLFWNLRERLQILFAISIITAVTAFLNLSRLRHTRQPLWLWLNLIIDAVIGVYTVCTAPDALVLNFDQTPDSWLPDSRAAQTAQAVIVLLGIGLIAGLAAGLAHLVLFPVRCYASFASQSWQTPQNWRLPGGEFKIEFSIKFLRQDDGRGPSRDAAV, from the exons ATGGCAAACACATCCGATACcactcctctcctcgccgaTTCGGAGCCACTCGAGGCCGGCGAGTACCAACTCCCTCAAGATGGAACTATCACCACCCCTGTTCAACGGAAACCAACAGACTACCGAAAAACAATATTGCTCACTCACCTAGCAGCGGCCCTCTCCATAGTCGCCTTTCTTTTTGACCTAACGGTTATCTGTATCGATTTTGCCAGTCCGGGCGGCTTCTATTTGTTCTGGAACCTCCGTGAGCGACTCCAGATACTATTTGCCATC AGCATCATAACTGCCGTAACCGCATTTCTGAACCTATCCCGCCTTAGGCACACTCGTCAACctctctggctctggctaAACCTGATCATCGACGCCGTGATTGGGGTCTACACCGTCTGCACAGCGCCAGATGCTCTGGTTCTGAATTTCGACCAAACGCCCGACTCGTGGCTTCCTGACTCCAGGGCTGCGCAGACTGCACAGGCCGTTATTGTGCTCTTGGGCATTGGACTGATCGCTGGGCTTGCTgctgg ATTGGCACATTTGGTTCTTTTCCCCGTGCGCTGCTACGCGTCCTTTGCGAGCCAGTCATGGCAGACTCCCCAGAACTGGAGACTCCCCGGTGGCGAGTTTAAGATCGAATTTAGCATCAAGTTTTTGAGGCAGGATGATGGGAGAGGTCCTTCTCGCGATGCTGCAGTGTAA
- a CDS encoding uncharacterized protein (COG:S;~EggNog:ENOG410Q1DZ), with the protein MESEVTNEPQIDYNEVLVHISTNLTNALNTYGSSSAQYQTVLEILKDCLRQIDRARNQVAQNLDPDTLSVALGFLEIGK; encoded by the exons ATGGAATCCGAAGTTACAAACGAACCTCAAATCGACTACAACGAGGTTCTCGTCCAT ATCTCCACGAATCTCACCAACGCCTTGAACACCTACGGGTCATCCTCTGCGCAGTATCAAACGGTCCTGGAAATTCTCAAAGACTGTTTGCGACAAATTGACAGGGCGCGGAACCAGGTGGCTCAGAACTTGGACCCCGATACTCTCAGCGTCGCGTTGGGTTTCCTGGAGATCGGAAAGTGA
- the SEN54 gene encoding tRNA-splicing endonuclease subunit SEN54 family protein (BUSCO:EOG09263AZP;~COG:J;~EggNog:ENOG410PNWX;~InterPro:IPR024336,IPR024337;~PFAM:PF12928), which produces MADLDEAAINNPSTGGGYADIDLSDETQDFRMLNNLSFLTDAADASIPKRGEKDFEPNPTLFQADILSASRQAMHNALAYPRLHNPKNEVIGIYAPNGPVPPASSKTLDSITEDSPAERPAPVSVGANVHPESCVYVAIPKGQYFKTLGQADRWGRIWLLPEEALYLLERGTLDIRWPRCAVGEGDEDDIEDSGIPMSLQAAYACLVGRGGLTMERFSVFTGLRRLGYSVFRASAWSENGENDKVSSDITGPTKPQGSGLVGIFTHLLKWLRDTAPTTAAGPVAGLGFHRSYDDIYRRISIIPYYDPVTAPSPSPRAELPYAVVWHVYKPSPSFRKSARPYPDFKIAVVNARTHTTVPTLSQIGSLLESTPLDPPRSDRQLYVRIRNGYRNVILAVVDQGIVSYLRIADAAFGKEKIYEARPSGGNKLRGPPRHKFKKR; this is translated from the exons ATGGCGGACCTAGATGAAGCTGCAATCAACAATCCCTCCACTGGAGGTGGCTATGCCGATATCGATCTATCGGATGAGACTCAGGACTTCCGCATGCTCAACAACCTCTCCTT CCTGACAGACGCGGCAGATGCCTCCATTCCCAAGCGAGGTGAAAAGGACTTCGAGCCAAACCCGACCCTCTTCCAGGCCGACATTCTCTCCGCCTCGCGACAGGCGATGCATAATGCCCTTGCATACCCACGACTACACAACCCGAAGAACGAAGTTATTGGGATTTACGCTCCAAATGGACCTGTGCCGCCTGCATCTTCCAAAACCTTAGACTCAATCACCGAAGACTCTCCGGCTGAGAGACCAGCTCCCGTTTCAGTTGGCGCGAACGTACACCCGGAGTCATGCGTCTATGTTGCGATCCCGAAAGGACAATACTTCAAAACACTTGGGCAGGCAGATCGTTGGGGACGGATATGGCTTCTTCCCGAAGAGGCGCTGTATCTGCTTGAACGAGGCACCCTGGATATAAGATGGCCCCGCTGTGCTGTCGGagaaggcgacgaagatgatatcGAAGACTCCGGGATACCGATGAGCTTACAGGCTgcgtatgcatgtctagtCGGTCGTGGTGGGTTAACAATGGAGAGGTTTTCTGTTTTTACGGGTCTTCGACGCTTGGGCTATTCCGTGTTTCGAGCATCTGCATGGTCCGAAAATGGCGAAAATGATAAAGTATCAAGCGATATCACAGGGCCAACTAAACCACAAGGGTCAGGTCTAGTTGGGATTTTCACACATTTGCTAAAATGGCTTCGTGATACTGCCCCGACAACGGCAGCAGGCCCTGTCGCTGGCCTTGGTTTCCATCGCAGCTACG ATGATATCTATCGCAGAATCTCAATAATACCTTATTACGACCCTGTCACCGccccctctccttctccacgcGCAGAGTTGCCGTACGCCGTCGTGTGGCATGTTTACAAACCGTCGCCTAGTTTCCGCAAGTCTGCTCGACCCTATCCTGATTTTAAGATCGCGGTCGTCAATGCTCGAACACATACCACCGTCCCTACCCTTTCTCAAATCGGCAGCTTACTAGAGAGCACACCTCTAGACCCACCCCGGTCAGATAGGCAACTCTATGTGAGAATACGCAATGGGTATCGAAACGTCATCCTAGCTGTCGTCGATCAGGGAATCGTGAGTTATCTCCGGATCGCAGATGCAGCCTTCGGCAAGGAAAAGATATACGAGGCGCGACCTTCCGGTGGTAACAAGTTGCGCGGCCCGCCCCGACATAAATTTAAGAAGCGATGA